The following are encoded together in the Parabacteroides chongii genome:
- a CDS encoding HD family phosphohydrolase: MKLKNYSIHPAVYFIVASLLIAYFFPREGKFRYQFYEGKPWRYGLLTAPSDFPIYKTDAEVEAEKDSVLKNFEPYFRMDATVENTEVDKLRTAYNKELNKKATPAYMQYIENSLVSLYKNGIIAPQELENLKKDNYARVNLLENNVAHSRYASDFFTVKTAYEFIINNCPSRLDKSILQSCDINNYLKENIAYDEAMSEKVKDDMLRSVALANGMVQAGERIVDRGEIIDNHTYNVLRSLKIVHETKSGGAQRQSIILGGQFVLVFGIIFCFWLYLWSFRLKILHNRRNALFLVLCIFVSCILTELCVTYALFNIYILPYAIVPIVVRTFFDSRTALFTHLVIVLICSLMVPFPHEFLLLQIIAGMVVTFSLRDLSERSQLIRCAFLIFMSYTLCYISLALYQEADFNKINWLMILYFGINFILLMFTYILVYMLEKTFGYVSSITLVELSNINTPILKKLSETSPGTFQHSLQVSILASEAAAKIGANAQLVRTGAMYHDIGKMANPAFFTENQSSVNPHSQLTFDQSAKVIINHVTDGVRIAEKALLPKAVVDFIRTHHGLGKAKYFYNSFKNQYPDKEIDEKVFTYPGPNPFSKETAVLMMADSVEAASRSLKEHTEESIKQLVDKIIDGQIADGLLKSAPLTFRDVETIKSVFVDKLKTMFHTRISYPDLKK, from the coding sequence ATGAAACTAAAAAACTATAGCATACATCCCGCCGTATATTTCATAGTAGCATCGCTGTTGATTGCTTACTTTTTTCCACGTGAAGGAAAATTCCGTTATCAGTTCTATGAAGGCAAACCCTGGAGATACGGATTACTCACCGCTCCAAGCGATTTCCCTATCTATAAAACCGATGCTGAAGTCGAAGCTGAAAAAGACAGTGTACTAAAAAACTTCGAACCTTATTTCCGTATGGATGCAACGGTGGAGAATACGGAAGTGGACAAATTGCGGACAGCCTATAACAAGGAGCTGAACAAGAAAGCGACTCCGGCTTATATGCAATATATCGAAAACAGCCTTGTCAGTTTATATAAAAACGGAATCATAGCTCCCCAAGAACTGGAGAATCTAAAAAAAGACAATTATGCACGTGTCAACCTCCTGGAAAATAATGTCGCACATTCACGGTATGCCAGCGACTTCTTCACGGTGAAAACAGCTTATGAGTTCATCATCAATAACTGTCCGTCGCGCCTGGACAAATCGATCTTACAGTCTTGTGACATCAATAACTACCTGAAAGAAAACATAGCGTATGACGAGGCTATGTCGGAAAAGGTCAAAGACGATATGCTCCGGAGCGTAGCATTGGCCAATGGCATGGTGCAGGCGGGAGAACGTATTGTAGACAGGGGAGAAATCATAGACAATCACACTTACAACGTATTGCGTTCCCTGAAGATCGTACACGAAACGAAGTCGGGAGGCGCCCAGCGACAGAGCATTATCCTCGGCGGGCAATTCGTACTGGTATTCGGTATTATCTTCTGTTTCTGGTTATACTTGTGGTCTTTCCGGCTAAAGATATTGCATAACCGACGGAACGCCCTGTTTCTCGTCCTGTGCATATTTGTCAGTTGCATATTGACGGAACTGTGTGTGACCTACGCCTTGTTCAATATTTACATTCTGCCTTATGCGATCGTGCCCATTGTTGTGCGGACCTTCTTCGATTCGCGGACAGCCCTGTTCACACATCTTGTCATCGTCCTGATCTGTTCGCTGATGGTTCCTTTCCCCCATGAGTTCTTGTTGTTACAGATCATTGCGGGGATGGTGGTCACATTCAGTCTGAGGGATTTGTCAGAACGTTCACAACTGATCCGTTGCGCATTCCTGATCTTTATGTCCTATACGCTATGTTACATCAGTCTCGCTCTCTATCAGGAAGCCGATTTCAACAAGATCAACTGGCTGATGATCTTATATTTCGGTATTAATTTCATCCTGTTGATGTTTACCTATATCCTGGTCTACATGCTGGAAAAGACATTCGGATATGTATCGAGCATTACGCTGGTAGAATTATCCAACATCAATACGCCTATCCTTAAAAAGTTATCGGAAACCTCTCCCGGGACATTCCAGCATTCTTTGCAGGTTTCTATCCTGGCATCCGAAGCGGCTGCCAAGATCGGGGCAAACGCGCAACTGGTACGTACGGGAGCCATGTATCATGACATAGGAAAGATGGCAAACCCGGCTTTCTTCACCGAAAACCAAAGTAGTGTGAATCCGCATAGCCAACTGACTTTCGACCAGAGTGCCAAAGTGATCATCAACCATGTCACCGACGGAGTAAGAATTGCAGAAAAAGCGTTGTTGCCTAAAGCGGTTGTCGATTTCATCCGAACGCACCACGGACTGGGTAAAGCCAAATATTTCTATAACTCATTCAAAAACCAGTATCCGGATAAAGAGATCGACGAAAAGGTGTTTACCTATCCGGGACCTAACCCGTTCTCTAAGGAGACAGCCGTGTTGATGATGGCAGACTCAGTCGAAGCTGCCTCCCGCAGTCTGAAAGAACATACGGAAGAAAGCATCAAACAACTGGTGGATAAAATTATCGACGGACAGATCGCAGACGGATTACTGAAAAGTGCTCCGCTGACTTTCCGGGATGTGGAAACGATTAAAAGTGTTTTTGTCGACAAGCTGAAAACGATGTTCCACACCCGTATCAGTTACCCAGATCTGAAGAAATAG
- a CDS encoding low molecular weight protein-tyrosine-phosphatase, with product MKQEKIRLLFVCLGNICRSPSAEAVMKKLVKDAGLEDFIEIDSAGILGYHEGERADQRMRSHAARRGYVLDSISRPVRTSDFYDFDLIIGMDDRNVDDLKQKAPDLESIAKIHQMTEYSCNKLYDYVPDPYYGGASGFELVLDLLEDACGGLLETISSDLGN from the coding sequence ATGAAGCAGGAAAAGATAAGATTGTTATTTGTATGTCTCGGAAATATTTGTCGTTCTCCCTCGGCTGAGGCGGTGATGAAGAAGCTGGTAAAGGATGCCGGTCTTGAAGATTTTATCGAAATAGATTCGGCTGGTATCCTGGGTTATCATGAAGGAGAGCGTGCCGACCAGCGGATGCGTAGTCACGCAGCTCGGCGGGGATATGTGCTCGATTCGATCTCCCGTCCTGTCCGTACTTCCGATTTCTACGATTTCGATTTGATCATCGGAATGGATGACCGCAATGTAGATGATCTGAAACAAAAAGCTCCCGACCTGGAATCTATTGCCAAAATACACCAGATGACGGAATATTCCTGTAATAAATTATACGATTATGTGCCCGACCCTTACTATGGAGGCGCTTCCGGCTTTGAGTTGGTTCTCGATTTACTGGAAGACGCCTGCGGGGGATTACTGGAGACTATTTCTTCAGATCTGGGTAACTGA
- the priA gene encoding replication restart helicase PriA — MKYADVILPLPLENSYTYSIPADLEAAVTPGCRVIVHFGKKRYYTAIVMEVHERKPNTDFETKDIYALLDASPVLRRPQLRFWRWIASYYMCKLGDVYKAALPSGLKLESETAVTYNADFVADGPLRPNEQAVLDAFKGVLKLTVSELEKRTGLRNVVPIVASLMARGAVEVSEEMKRGFVPKMQTFIRLSQEYASEERLQEVFADFKRAKKQELLLVCFLDLSHALNPSLSKEVSRKELLEHSGCSAAILDGLLKRGVLESYEKEVGRLQVPVCRLQSLSPLSPAQEKAYGEIHDVFTSKEVCLLHGVTSSGKTEIYVRLIDEVLKMGRQVLYMLPEIAITTQITERLAKLFGNKLLVYHSKFSDNERVEVWNKLLHGGEPMVVLGVRSSLFLPFKDLGLIIVDEEHENTYKQQDPAPRYHARNAAIVLAGMHGAKTLLGSATPSIDSYFNATTGKYGLVELTTRFGDCLMPEIITADIKELKRKKIMKDTLFSPLLVEKVNAAIAHGEQAILFQNRRGFAPMIECKSCGWVPHCVNCDVSLTYHKYHNQLVCHYCGYTIQLPPHCPECQSSELKMMGFGTEKVEEEIASLFPAAKVERLDFDTARTRTAYERIISDFEKGKTQILIGTQMLSKGLDFGNVSVVGILNADNLMNYPDFRAHERAFQLMVQVSGRAGRRDKRGTVVLQTSQPEHPLIRMVQHFAYQEMVRLQLSERSMFRYPPYYRLIVLVLRSRNETVLQEMSAIYAEKLRVRLGERVLGPVTPPVTRVQTLHIKKIVLKIEIAAAIAPVREILDAIHSEMQRYLPFKQLIVHYDVDPA, encoded by the coding sequence ATGAAATATGCAGATGTCATACTACCCTTGCCGCTGGAAAATAGTTATACCTATAGTATCCCTGCGGATTTGGAGGCTGCCGTAACTCCCGGTTGCCGCGTCATTGTTCATTTCGGTAAGAAACGTTATTACACGGCTATTGTAATGGAGGTGCATGAGCGTAAACCGAATACGGACTTTGAAACGAAAGATATCTATGCCTTGCTGGATGCCAGTCCGGTATTGCGCAGGCCGCAGCTCCGTTTCTGGAGATGGATTGCCTCTTACTATATGTGTAAATTAGGGGATGTCTATAAGGCGGCTTTACCTTCCGGACTGAAGCTGGAAAGTGAGACAGCGGTGACTTATAATGCCGATTTTGTGGCTGACGGTCCTTTGCGTCCCAACGAGCAGGCTGTATTGGATGCCTTCAAAGGCGTACTCAAACTGACCGTATCCGAACTGGAGAAAAGAACCGGTTTGCGTAATGTCGTGCCGATTGTGGCTTCCTTGATGGCGCGCGGCGCTGTCGAGGTCAGCGAAGAGATGAAACGCGGATTTGTGCCGAAGATGCAGACATTTATCCGGCTGTCGCAGGAATATGCCAGCGAGGAACGTTTGCAAGAGGTTTTTGCTGATTTTAAGCGGGCAAAGAAACAGGAACTTTTGCTGGTCTGTTTCTTGGATTTGAGTCATGCCTTAAATCCGTCGTTGAGTAAGGAAGTTTCAAGAAAGGAGCTGCTGGAACACAGTGGCTGTTCTGCTGCCATATTGGACGGGCTGCTGAAGCGGGGTGTTTTGGAAAGCTATGAAAAAGAAGTCGGACGCTTGCAGGTGCCGGTATGCCGGTTGCAATCGCTCAGTCCGCTCAGTCCGGCACAGGAAAAAGCGTACGGTGAAATACACGATGTATTTACATCTAAAGAGGTTTGTTTGCTTCACGGCGTTACTTCGAGCGGAAAAACGGAAATCTATGTCCGACTGATCGACGAGGTCCTGAAGATGGGCAGGCAGGTTTTATATATGCTTCCGGAGATAGCCATCACTACCCAGATCACGGAGCGGCTGGCTAAATTGTTTGGAAACAAACTGTTGGTATATCATTCTAAATTTTCCGATAATGAACGTGTGGAGGTTTGGAACAAACTTCTTCACGGTGGAGAGCCAATGGTCGTACTGGGTGTTCGTTCCTCTCTCTTTCTCCCGTTTAAGGATCTGGGACTAATTATCGTAGATGAGGAACACGAAAACACTTACAAACAGCAAGATCCGGCACCACGCTATCATGCCCGCAATGCCGCGATCGTATTGGCTGGAATGCATGGGGCAAAGACTTTACTGGGATCGGCTACTCCTTCGATCGATTCCTATTTCAATGCAACGACCGGCAAATATGGACTGGTCGAACTGACTACCCGTTTCGGCGACTGTCTGATGCCGGAGATTATCACGGCCGATATAAAGGAGCTGAAGCGTAAAAAAATTATGAAGGATACGCTTTTCTCTCCTTTGCTGGTTGAAAAGGTGAATGCCGCTATTGCACATGGTGAACAGGCTATCCTGTTTCAGAACCGACGTGGGTTTGCTCCGATGATCGAGTGTAAGAGTTGCGGGTGGGTGCCTCATTGTGTGAATTGCGATGTCAGTCTGACTTACCATAAATACCATAATCAACTGGTTTGCCATTATTGCGGATATACAATCCAGTTGCCGCCCCATTGTCCGGAATGTCAGAGTTCGGAGTTGAAAATGATGGGATTCGGTACGGAGAAAGTGGAAGAGGAGATTGCATCCCTATTTCCGGCAGCCAAAGTAGAGCGGCTGGATTTTGATACCGCCCGTACCCGTACGGCTTACGAACGTATTATTTCGGATTTCGAGAAAGGAAAGACGCAGATACTGATCGGAACACAGATGTTGTCGAAAGGACTGGACTTTGGAAATGTGAGTGTTGTCGGTATACTGAATGCCGATAACCTGATGAACTATCCGGACTTCCGGGCTCACGAACGTGCTTTCCAGTTGATGGTGCAGGTGAGCGGGCGTGCAGGCAGAAGGGATAAGCGGGGTACGGTTGTCTTGCAGACTTCCCAGCCGGAACACCCTTTGATACGGATGGTGCAGCATTTTGCTTATCAGGAAATGGTCCGTCTGCAACTGAGCGAACGGAGTATGTTTCGGTATCCACCTTATTACCGGTTGATTGTCCTGGTGCTCCGGAGCCGTAATGAGACGGTCTTGCAGGAAATGTCAGCAATATATGCGGAAAAATTACGTGTTCGTTTGGGGGAAAGGGTATTGGGACCTGTCACTCCGCCTGTGACCCGTGTACAGACATTGCATATCAAAAAGATCGTTCTAAAGATTGAGATAGCTGCAGCGATAGCCCCTGTCAGGGAAATCCTGGACGCGATTCATTCGGAGATGCAGCGCTATCTTCCTTTTAAACAGTTGATAGTGCACTATGATGTGGACCCGGCGTAA
- a CDS encoding porin family protein: protein MKKVTGLVLVILMVFIAVPAKSQLKFGVKGGLNISSVHMNSDILKADNVTGFQIGPMIETTIPLIGIGLDAAILYSQKGVDMKTEGTVTSTSMKTDYLDIPVNLKWKFGIPLVKAYLSAGPYVGFRVGGDKIWNVLGEQIKAKNFSAGLNFGVGAELISHLQVGINYGLGLTDNYSSDKFDMKAKNRGWSITAAVLF from the coding sequence ATGAAGAAGGTTACAGGTTTAGTTTTGGTTATTTTGATGGTATTCATAGCCGTACCGGCAAAATCCCAGTTGAAGTTTGGGGTAAAAGGTGGTTTGAACATATCATCCGTTCATATGAATTCCGATATCCTGAAAGCGGATAATGTGACAGGATTCCAGATCGGTCCGATGATCGAGACTACTATTCCGTTGATAGGCATAGGCTTGGATGCGGCCATTCTCTATTCACAGAAAGGAGTCGACATGAAAACGGAGGGAACAGTTACCTCGACAAGTATGAAAACAGATTATTTGGATATCCCCGTCAATTTGAAGTGGAAGTTCGGTATTCCTTTGGTAAAAGCCTATCTTTCTGCAGGTCCGTATGTAGGTTTCCGTGTAGGAGGAGATAAAATTTGGAATGTTTTGGGTGAACAGATTAAAGCGAAAAACTTTAGCGCAGGCCTTAACTTCGGTGTAGGAGCGGAACTGATCAGCCATTTGCAGGTCGGCATCAATTATGGCTTGGGACTGACTGATAATTACAGCTCGGATAAGTTCGATATGAAGGCGAAGAATCGCGGCTGGTCCATTACTGCAGCGGTTTTGTTCTGA
- a CDS encoding ATP-binding protein: MEMQRRLYPIGVQTFSKLREGNYVYIDKTEYVYRMTHSASNYMFLSRPRRFGKSLLTSTLHAYFEGRKELFEGLAMEGLEKEWITYPVLHFDVSMAKHVDEARLNRMLDFLLSGYEDRYDCHIEEKDVNIRLANLIQCAYKRTGRQVVVLIDEYDAPLLDVMHEEKNLPVLRNVMRNFYSPLKACDPYLRYVFLTGITKFSQLSIFSELNNIKNISMDDSYSAICGITEEEMLTQMNLDLELLAKKMQITCPKLVARLRENYDGYHFTYPSPDIYNPFSLLNAFADGKIGSYWFGSGTPTYLIEMLNKYHVKPQQIGGRKVISESFDAPTERMTDITPLLYQSGYITIKDYSELTELYTLDIPNKEVRMGLMKSLLPGYLHQHTADGLTTVALLFEAIAGERMDDALCLLQTFLSTIPKCDNTDYEGHYQSLLYTIFSLLGMYVDVEVRTPRGRVDMVMRTKTTLYVVELKLDKTADAAMNQIDLRNYPERFALCGLPVVKVAIGFDRERHTISDWQIRF, from the coding sequence ATGGAAATGCAACGACGACTTTATCCGATAGGGGTACAGACTTTCTCGAAGCTTCGAGAGGGGAATTATGTGTATATTGATAAGACTGAATATGTTTATCGCATGACACATTCAGCTTCGAATTATATGTTTTTGAGCCGTCCACGCCGATTCGGTAAGTCGCTGCTAACTTCAACGCTCCATGCCTATTTCGAGGGACGCAAGGAGTTGTTTGAAGGGTTGGCTATGGAAGGGCTGGAGAAAGAATGGATAACCTATCCGGTACTCCACTTTGATGTCAGCATGGCGAAGCATGTGGATGAAGCCCGTTTGAATCGGATGTTGGATTTTCTCTTGTCGGGATATGAGGATCGGTATGATTGCCATATAGAGGAGAAAGATGTTAATATCCGGCTGGCGAATTTGATACAATGTGCTTACAAGCGGACAGGGCGGCAAGTGGTGGTGTTGATTGATGAATATGATGCGCCGCTTCTCGATGTGATGCATGAAGAAAAAAACTTGCCTGTGTTACGAAACGTGATGCGTAATTTCTATAGTCCACTGAAGGCTTGCGATCCTTATCTGCGCTATGTCTTCCTTACCGGTATTACGAAGTTTTCTCAATTGAGCATATTCAGTGAACTGAATAATATAAAGAATATCAGCATGGACGATTCCTATTCCGCCATTTGCGGTATCACGGAAGAGGAGATGTTGACGCAAATGAATCTTGATTTGGAATTGCTTGCGAAGAAGATGCAGATTACCTGTCCGAAACTTGTTGCACGTTTGAGGGAGAATTATGACGGCTATCATTTTACTTACCCCTCGCCTGACATCTATAATCCTTTCAGCTTGCTGAATGCTTTTGCGGACGGTAAAATCGGTTCTTATTGGTTCGGCAGTGGTACACCTACCTATTTGATCGAGATGCTGAACAAATACCATGTAAAGCCTCAGCAGATCGGAGGTCGGAAAGTTATTTCCGAATCGTTCGATGCGCCGACGGAACGGATGACGGACATCACCCCGCTACTCTACCAAAGCGGTTATATCACGATAAAAGATTACTCCGAACTGACGGAACTTTATACGCTCGACATTCCCAATAAGGAGGTACGTATGGGGCTGATGAAAAGTTTGTTGCCCGGTTATCTTCACCAACATACCGCCGATGGTCTTACAACGGTTGCGCTTCTTTTCGAGGCGATAGCCGGAGAGCGGATGGACGATGCCCTTTGTTTATTGCAGACTTTCCTTTCCACGATCCCAAAATGCGATAATACCGATTACGAGGGGCATTACCAGTCTTTGCTATATACCATATTCAGTTTGCTTGGTATGTATGTGGATGTGGAAGTACGTACCCCCCGTGGTCGTGTGGATATGGTGATGCGGACGAAAACGACACTTTATGTCGTGGAGCTAAAACTCGATAAAACGGCGGATGCAGCCATGAACCAGATAGATTTGCGGAATTATCCCGAACGTTTTGCTTTGTGCGGGTTGCCCGTCGTGAAAGTTGCCATCGGTTTCGACCGGGAGCGACATACTATCAGCGATTGGCAGATAAGGTTCTAA
- the murQ gene encoding N-acetylmuramic acid 6-phosphate etherase → MSFTKITEQDSLYNDLEDKSVRELLEDINTEDQKVALAVQKTIPQIEKLVDQIVPRMKQGGRIFYLGAGTSGRLGVLDASEIPPTFGMPSTLVIGLIAGGDTALRNPVENAEDDMDRGWEELQEHQVTTKDTVIGIAASGTTPYVIGALRKARERGILTASISSNPDSPMAAEADVAIEMIVGPEFVTGSSRMKSGTGQKMILNMISTSVMIRLGRVKGNRMVNMQLTNQKLVDRGTRMVAEELGLSYGQSQRLLLMYGSVKEAVDAYRKASI, encoded by the coding sequence ATGTCATTTACTAAAATAACAGAACAAGATTCATTATATAATGACCTGGAAGATAAATCTGTCCGGGAGTTGCTGGAAGATATAAATACAGAAGACCAAAAGGTCGCACTAGCTGTGCAAAAAACAATTCCTCAGATAGAAAAACTGGTAGATCAGATTGTTCCCCGGATGAAACAGGGAGGGCGTATCTTTTATCTGGGTGCCGGAACAAGTGGCCGGCTGGGAGTGCTCGATGCTTCAGAAATACCTCCTACTTTCGGAATGCCCTCCACTTTGGTGATCGGTCTGATTGCCGGTGGCGATACAGCTCTTCGCAATCCGGTAGAGAATGCGGAAGATGATATGGATCGTGGTTGGGAGGAACTGCAGGAGCATCAGGTCACAACCAAAGATACAGTGATCGGTATTGCTGCATCCGGTACGACTCCTTATGTGATCGGAGCTTTGCGTAAAGCCCGTGAGAGGGGGATACTGACAGCCTCTATCTCCAGTAATCCGGATTCACCCATGGCTGCTGAGGCTGATGTGGCGATCGAAATGATTGTTGGTCCGGAATTTGTAACCGGCAGTTCGCGTATGAAGTCCGGTACAGGGCAAAAGATGATTCTGAATATGATTTCAACATCTGTGATGATCCGTTTGGGGCGTGTAAAAGGCAACCGGATGGTCAATATGCAATTGACTAATCAGAAACTGGTCGACCGCGGAACACGGATGGTGGCAGAGGAGTTGGGACTGAGTTATGGCCAGTCGCAGCGGCTCCTTCTGATGTATGGATCGGTAAAAGAGGCGGTGGATGCTTATCGAAAGGCTTCCATATAA
- a CDS encoding ATPase, producing the protein MILIADSGSTKTDWCMVEKGKSVLRFQTRGMNPFFQTEEEMRKEIETGLLPALKDLIPSVVCFYGAGCAFPEKNDMIRRSVNRYLSVPVEVGSDLLAAARALCGDKPGIACILGTGSNSCYYDGKEIVKNVSPLGFILGDEGSGAVLGKLLIGDVLKDQLPPALKDLFLSQYGLTPASIMDRVYRQPFPNRFLAGFSPFIREHLDEPAIWELVTRSFLAFFTRNVKQYNCFELPVHLVGSVAWYYQDILKDIAFDLGIRIGTVAQSPMEGLIAYHGK; encoded by the coding sequence ATGATATTAATAGCCGATAGCGGTTCAACGAAGACGGATTGGTGTATGGTGGAGAAAGGAAAATCTGTTCTTCGTTTCCAAACACGGGGTATGAATCCTTTCTTTCAGACGGAAGAAGAGATGAGGAAGGAGATTGAAACCGGATTGCTGCCTGCATTAAAAGATCTCATACCTTCCGTCGTCTGTTTTTACGGGGCGGGCTGTGCTTTCCCTGAAAAGAATGACATGATCCGGCGGTCTGTCAACCGGTATTTGTCTGTTCCTGTAGAGGTTGGGAGCGATCTCCTGGCTGCAGCCCGTGCCTTGTGTGGCGACAAGCCGGGGATAGCTTGTATCCTGGGTACCGGTTCGAACTCCTGCTATTACGATGGTAAAGAGATTGTAAAGAACGTTTCTCCCCTCGGATTTATTCTGGGCGATGAGGGAAGCGGTGCCGTATTGGGCAAACTATTGATCGGGGATGTATTGAAAGACCAGCTGCCTCCGGCTCTTAAAGACCTGTTTCTTTCACAATATGGGCTGACCCCAGCATCAATTATGGATAGGGTTTACCGGCAACCTTTTCCAAACCGTTTTCTGGCAGGTTTTTCTCCTTTTATACGGGAGCATTTGGATGAACCTGCCATTTGGGAATTGGTCACCCGTAGCTTTCTGGCATTTTTTACCCGTAACGTGAAGCAGTATAATTGTTTTGAATTACCTGTCCACCTGGTCGGTTCAGTTGCCTGGTATTATCAAGATATACTGAAAGATATTGCTTTTGACCTGGGGATACGTATCGGAACGGTTGCACAAAGTCCGATGGAGGGATTGATCGCGTATCATGGGAAGTAA
- a CDS encoding MFS transporter translates to MNQTKRTSPWSWIPTLYFAEALPYVAVMTISVIMYKRMGISNTDIALYTSWLYLPWVIKPFWSPFVDLLKTKRWWVVTMQFLIGAGLAGIAFTLPMEYAFQLSLAIFWLVAFSSATHDIAADGFYMLALDPHEQAFYVGIRSTFYRIATIAGQGLLVMLAGVLEVATGKIPLAWSITFLIMAGLFIGFCLYHKYILPVPASDKAAVTVTASTIFKEFFATFVSFFKKKQALVAILFMLLYRFPEAQLVKLVTPFLIDSREVGGLGLTTSELGLVYGTIGIIGLTLGGIIGGIVASQGGLKKWLWPMALAITLPDLTFIYLSTALPESLITINVCVFIEQFGYGFGFTAYMLFLIYYSEGEHKTAHYAICTAFMALGMMLPGMVAGWLQEQLGYVNFFWWVMGCCLITLIVTAFLKIDPVFGRKEG, encoded by the coding sequence ATGAATCAGACAAAGCGAACTTCTCCCTGGAGTTGGATTCCCACACTCTATTTTGCTGAGGCATTGCCTTATGTAGCTGTGATGACGATCTCCGTCATTATGTACAAACGGATGGGAATCAGCAATACCGATATTGCCCTTTATACCAGTTGGCTGTATCTGCCGTGGGTTATTAAACCTTTTTGGAGTCCTTTTGTTGATTTATTGAAGACGAAACGATGGTGGGTCGTTACGATGCAGTTTCTGATCGGCGCAGGGCTTGCCGGGATCGCATTTACGTTGCCGATGGAGTATGCTTTCCAGTTATCGCTGGCTATCTTCTGGCTGGTGGCTTTTAGTTCGGCTACACATGATATTGCGGCAGACGGTTTTTATATGCTGGCGCTCGATCCGCATGAACAGGCTTTTTATGTGGGAATACGCAGTACTTTCTACCGGATTGCAACGATTGCAGGACAGGGGTTGCTGGTTATGCTGGCAGGGGTGCTTGAAGTGGCTACCGGTAAGATTCCGCTGGCATGGTCGATCACTTTTCTGATTATGGCAGGTTTGTTTATCGGCTTTTGCCTGTATCATAAATATATATTGCCGGTACCTGCTTCCGATAAGGCGGCTGTGACGGTGACGGCTTCCACCATCTTTAAGGAATTCTTTGCTACCTTTGTTTCTTTTTTCAAGAAGAAGCAAGCTTTGGTAGCTATTCTGTTTATGCTGTTGTATCGTTTTCCCGAAGCCCAGTTGGTGAAGCTGGTGACACCGTTCCTGATTGATTCGCGGGAAGTGGGCGGACTGGGCTTGACCACGTCGGAATTAGGTTTGGTATATGGCACGATCGGCATTATAGGTCTGACGCTGGGTGGTATAATCGGTGGTATTGTGGCTTCACAAGGAGGTCTGAAGAAATGGCTTTGGCCGATGGCGTTAGCTATTACATTGCCTGACTTGACTTTTATCTACCTGAGTACCGCACTGCCGGAAAGTTTGATCACGATCAATGTCTGTGTCTTCATAGAGCAGTTCGGATACGGGTTTGGTTTTACGGCCTATATGCTTTTCCTGATCTATTACTCTGAAGGAGAACATAAAACGGCACATTATGCAATCTGTACGGCTTTCATGGCATTAGGCATGATGCTTCCTGGCATGGTGGCCGGATGGTTACAGGAACAATTGGGGTACGTAAACTTCTTTTGGTGGGTGATGGGGTGCTGTTTGATCACATTAATTGTCACTGCTTTCCTAAAAATAGATCCGGTATTTGGCCGGAAAGAGGGCTAA